Proteins encoded within one genomic window of Candidatus Methylomirabilota bacterium:
- a CDS encoding amidase, producing the protein MTDWSLAPLSRAIAARRVSPVEVTRECLARVERLDPSIRSFITVDAEGALATARELEAELAAGLSRGPLHGIPLAYKDLFHVRGLPTSCGTKTREYFAPDAESTVVARLREAGAVTLGKLNMTELALGPFGDNAHHGDVQNPWKRGHAAGGSSSGSAAAVAAGFVVGALGSDTGGSIRLPAACCGVVGLKPTYGRVSRAGAMPLSWSLDHVGPLTRTVADAALLLGAIAGYDPLDATSSRRGVPYYERVLETPVEGLRVGVPENYYFDGLDAEMDAAVRAAAKVLAELGAEVVAVRLPDPAPLADLCNVIARAESAAIHAKLLRERPHELQPAVRSRLEVGLRISAHDYLQALRLRARCAREFVARVFAGAQALVMPVIPEPAPALDAVKAGTPEEVVRRMGRFSRLTRPFNGLGLPALAVPCGFARDGRPLALQVVGRPFDEATTLRLGHAYERAAGWVTRRPALD; encoded by the coding sequence GTGACTGACTGGTCGCTCGCACCGCTCTCCCGCGCGATCGCCGCGCGCCGGGTCTCGCCCGTCGAGGTGACGCGCGAGTGCCTGGCGCGGGTCGAGCGGCTCGACCCCTCGATCCGGAGCTTCATCACGGTGGACGCGGAGGGCGCGCTCGCGACCGCGCGCGAGCTCGAGGCGGAGCTCGCCGCGGGCCTCTCGCGCGGGCCGCTGCACGGGATCCCGCTCGCCTACAAGGACCTCTTCCACGTCCGCGGGCTCCCGACCTCCTGCGGGACGAAGACCCGCGAGTACTTCGCGCCCGACGCGGAGTCCACCGTGGTGGCCCGCCTGCGGGAGGCGGGCGCCGTGACGCTCGGCAAGCTCAACATGACCGAGCTGGCGCTCGGGCCCTTCGGGGACAACGCGCACCACGGCGACGTGCAGAACCCGTGGAAGCGCGGCCACGCGGCGGGGGGCTCCTCGAGCGGCTCCGCGGCGGCCGTCGCCGCGGGCTTCGTCGTCGGCGCCCTCGGGAGCGACACGGGCGGGTCGATCCGGCTCCCCGCCGCGTGCTGCGGCGTCGTGGGGCTCAAGCCGACGTACGGGCGCGTGAGCCGCGCGGGGGCGATGCCGCTCTCGTGGTCCCTGGACCACGTGGGTCCCCTCACGCGCACGGTCGCGGACGCGGCGCTCCTCCTCGGCGCGATCGCCGGCTACGACCCGCTCGACGCCACGTCGAGCCGGCGGGGCGTGCCGTACTACGAGCGCGTCCTCGAGACGCCGGTCGAGGGCCTCCGCGTCGGCGTCCCCGAGAATTACTACTTCGACGGGCTCGACGCCGAGATGGACGCGGCGGTCCGCGCCGCCGCGAAGGTCCTCGCGGAGCTCGGCGCCGAGGTGGTCGCGGTGCGGCTGCCCGATCCCGCGCCGCTCGCCGACCTGTGCAACGTGATCGCGCGCGCCGAGTCCGCGGCGATCCACGCGAAGCTCCTCCGCGAGCGGCCGCACGAGCTCCAGCCCGCGGTCCGGTCCCGCCTCGAGGTCGGCCTCCGCATCTCCGCGCACGACTATCTCCAGGCGCTGCGGCTGCGCGCCCGCTGCGCGCGCGAATTCGTCGCCCGGGTGTTCGCCGGGGCGCAGGCGCTGGTGATGCCGGTGATTCCCGAGCCCGCCCCGGCGCTCGACGCGGTGAAGGCGGGGACGCCCGAGGAGGTCGTCCGCCGCATGGGACGCTTCTCCCGCCTGACCCGGCCGTTCAACGGGCTTGGCCTGCCGGCGCTCGCGGTGCCCTGCGGGTTCGCGCGCGACGGGCGCCCGCTCGCGCTCCAGGTCGTGGGCCGCCCGTTCGACGAGGCGACGACGCTCCGGCTCGGTCACGCCTACGAGCGGGCGGCCGGCTGGGTCACGCGCCGTCCGGCGCTCGACTGA
- a CDS encoding intradiol ring-cleavage dioxygenase: MLRALALVALLLGLPETAAPQPACSPTRADMLGPFYEPGAPERATTGRGLVVSGAVRSAKGCAGLLGARLEWWSANASGEYDGAHRATQRAGAEGRYRYETSVPGRYPGRPPHVHVRVSAPGHRTLVTQLYPRDGQTDMQTDFVLIAD; the protein is encoded by the coding sequence GTGCTCCGCGCGCTGGCTCTTGTCGCGCTGCTCCTCGGCCTTCCGGAAACCGCCGCCCCGCAGCCCGCGTGTTCGCCGACCCGCGCCGACATGCTCGGCCCGTTCTACGAGCCCGGCGCGCCCGAGCGCGCGACGACGGGGCGCGGGCTCGTCGTGAGCGGCGCCGTCCGCTCCGCCAAGGGCTGCGCGGGCCTGCTCGGCGCGCGGCTCGAGTGGTGGTCCGCGAACGCCTCGGGCGAGTACGACGGCGCGCACCGCGCGACCCAGCGCGCGGGCGCCGAGGGCCGCTATCGCTACGAGACGAGCGTCCCGGGCCGCTATCCCGGCCGGCCGCCGCACGTGCACGTGCGCGTCAGCGCGCCCGGCCACCGCACGCTCGTCACCCAGCTCTACCCGAGAGACGGCCAGACCGACATGCAAACCGACTTCGTCCTCATTGCAGACTAA
- a CDS encoding SDR family NAD(P)-dependent oxidoreductase, with translation MRLKGQVALVTGAGRGIGEAIALAFAREGARVAVADVDPKTAQATARRIGRGRALALHMDVADSGSVRDGFDAIDRTWRRIDVAVTNAAVEPIVPFLELGEATWDRIIDVNLKGTFLVAQAAARRMARRRRGVIITLSSVNAEVARPESAAYAATKGGVRQLTKAMAIALAPHGIRVNAIGPGTVVTGLTRHLLRRRAWRDAVYARTPMQRVAEPREIAEVAVFLASEASSYMTGSTVYVDGGRLALNGLMPLRPARR, from the coding sequence ATGAGGCTCAAAGGCCAGGTGGCGCTCGTCACGGGCGCTGGACGCGGCATCGGCGAGGCCATCGCGCTCGCGTTCGCCCGCGAGGGCGCGAGGGTGGCCGTCGCCGACGTCGACCCGAAGACGGCGCAGGCCACGGCGCGGCGCATCGGGCGCGGGCGCGCGCTCGCGCTCCACATGGACGTGGCCGACTCCGGCTCCGTCCGCGACGGCTTCGACGCGATCGACCGGACGTGGCGGCGCATCGACGTCGCCGTCACCAACGCCGCCGTCGAGCCGATCGTCCCCTTCCTCGAGCTCGGCGAGGCGACGTGGGACCGCATCATCGACGTGAACCTCAAGGGCACGTTCCTCGTCGCCCAGGCCGCGGCCCGGCGCATGGCCCGGCGCCGCCGCGGCGTCATCATCACGCTCTCGTCGGTGAACGCCGAGGTCGCGCGCCCCGAGTCGGCGGCCTACGCGGCGACGAAGGGCGGCGTGCGCCAGCTCACCAAGGCCATGGCGATCGCGCTGGCGCCCCACGGGATCCGCGTCAACGCGATCGGGCCCGGCACCGTCGTGACGGGCCTCACTCGCCACCTCCTCCGGCGCCGCGCCTGGCGCGACGCCGTCTACGCGCGCACTCCGATGCAGCGCGTGGCCGAGCCGCGCGAGATCGCCGAGGTCGCGGTCTTCCTCGCCTCGGAGGCGTCGTCGTACATGACCGGGAGCACCGTCTACGTGGACGGCGGCCGGCTCGCGCTGAACGGCCTCATGCCGCTCCGCCCGGCACGCCGGTGA
- a CDS encoding RluA family pseudouridine synthase, which produces MTLRERLAALHPGASGRRLKQWLEGARVRVNGAVVRRGDVPVRPGDRVELGVPPPPAFPAPLTLIHEDRDVLVVDKPAGLLTIATERERERTAYRMLADYAGAGEGHGRIFIVHRLDRETSGLIVFARSPAVKRALQAQFVARSPERVYVAVVEGDVQATDGTLSARLAADAGRRVRVARDGGRGREAVTRYRVLDRRPATTTLELKLVTGRRGQLRAQLAAAGHPIVGDLAYGSRRNPLRRLCLHATRLAFVHPDGRRVSFESPVPSAFRRV; this is translated from the coding sequence TTGACCCTCCGTGAGCGCCTGGCGGCCCTGCACCCCGGCGCGTCGGGGCGCCGGCTCAAGCAGTGGCTCGAGGGCGCGCGCGTCCGCGTCAACGGCGCCGTGGTCCGGCGCGGCGACGTCCCCGTGCGGCCCGGCGATCGCGTCGAGCTCGGTGTCCCGCCGCCGCCTGCGTTCCCTGCGCCGCTCACGCTGATCCACGAGGACCGGGACGTCCTCGTCGTGGACAAGCCCGCCGGGCTCCTCACGATCGCGACCGAGCGAGAGCGCGAGCGGACCGCGTACCGCATGCTGGCGGACTACGCGGGCGCCGGCGAGGGGCACGGCCGGATCTTCATCGTCCACCGGCTCGACCGCGAGACCTCGGGGCTGATCGTGTTCGCGCGGTCGCCCGCCGTGAAGCGGGCGCTCCAGGCGCAGTTCGTGGCGCGGAGCCCCGAGCGGGTGTACGTCGCGGTCGTCGAGGGCGACGTGCAGGCCACGGACGGAACGCTGAGCGCCCGGCTCGCGGCGGACGCGGGGCGCCGGGTCAGGGTCGCGCGCGACGGCGGGCGGGGCAGGGAGGCGGTGACGCGCTACCGGGTCCTCGACCGGCGCCCGGCCACCACGACGCTCGAGCTCAAGCTCGTGACCGGGCGGCGCGGCCAGCTCCGGGCCCAGCTCGCGGCCGCGGGCCATCCGATCGTGGGCGACCTGGCGTACGGGAGCCGGCGCAATCCGCTGCGGCGGCTGTGCCTGCACGCCACGCGGCTCGCCTTCGTGCATCCGGACGGGCGGCGCGTGAGCTTCGAGAGCCCGGTACCGTCCGCGTTCCGCCGCGTCTAG
- a CDS encoding response regulator has product MAAAGPPEPAGARSILVVDDDAAFAGVAEDVLKEDGYRVTVAASGVIALELVRDTPFDLVLIDVRMPGLDGPAFFRELQGRDPELARRVMFMTGGAVEPDVAELLFSLRIPCLRKPLPIDELRATVRRFFLAARSFPGFRRPGEPR; this is encoded by the coding sequence GTGGCCGCGGCGGGACCGCCCGAGCCCGCGGGTGCGCGGTCCATCCTGGTCGTCGACGACGACGCCGCGTTCGCGGGCGTCGCCGAGGACGTGCTGAAGGAGGACGGGTACCGGGTGACGGTCGCGGCCAGCGGCGTCATCGCCCTCGAGCTCGTGCGCGACACGCCGTTCGACCTGGTCCTGATCGACGTTCGCATGCCCGGGCTGGACGGCCCCGCGTTCTTCCGCGAGCTCCAGGGCCGCGATCCCGAGCTCGCGCGGCGCGTGATGTTCATGACGGGCGGCGCCGTGGAGCCCGACGTCGCGGAGCTCCTCTTCTCGCTCCGCATTCCCTGCCTCAGGAAGCCCCTGCCGATCGACGAGCTCCGTGCGACCGTCCGGCGCTTCTTCCTCGCGGCGCGGAGCTTTCCGGGCTTCCGGCGGCCCGGCGAGCCCCGTTGA
- a CDS encoding DUF4118 domain-containing protein codes for MGHGSVVTWRRYLLAVAFAALATVVSLLLEPHWAPIHLLLPFYPAVMLSAWFGGLGPGLLNTFVSSLIINYYWLPPIKSLGISDTGDWVGMVLFLCVGLLISSLSDRLLRAQRRAEATAAELRQQVDERVRAEEAAAKLANLADELRTSAERYRLQFERNLAGVFRAHRDGRLVEVSDALRHLLGVHTREELLARSARDFFARPEGWEELVASLAPGVVIQSHEVAWKRSDGSPLAVLVSAREADGLVEALAIDITDRKRAEEAERQAVRLRAVADLAAAAAHEINNPLTVIVTNLSMPSAEGEATERLKRALEAARRIQEIVDRMTRIERVRMAEQTSPHLPSMLDIRKSSD; via the coding sequence CTGGCGACGGTCGTGAGCCTCCTGCTCGAGCCCCACTGGGCGCCGATCCACCTGCTCCTGCCGTTCTATCCCGCCGTGATGCTGAGCGCCTGGTTCGGCGGCCTGGGGCCGGGGCTCCTCAACACGTTCGTGTCGTCGCTCATCATCAACTACTACTGGCTGCCCCCGATCAAGTCGCTCGGCATCAGCGACACCGGCGACTGGGTCGGCATGGTCCTGTTCCTGTGCGTGGGCCTCCTGATCAGCTCGCTGAGCGACCGGCTCCTGCGTGCCCAGCGGCGCGCCGAGGCGACGGCCGCGGAGCTCCGGCAGCAGGTGGACGAGCGCGTGCGGGCCGAGGAGGCGGCGGCCAAGCTCGCGAACCTCGCCGACGAGCTCCGGACGTCGGCGGAGCGCTACCGCCTCCAGTTCGAGCGGAACCTCGCCGGCGTCTTCCGCGCCCACCGCGATGGCCGGCTCGTCGAGGTGAGCGACGCTCTCAGGCACCTCCTCGGCGTTCACACGCGCGAGGAGCTCCTGGCGCGCTCGGCGCGGGACTTCTTCGCGCGTCCGGAGGGCTGGGAGGAGCTCGTGGCCTCGCTCGCCCCGGGCGTGGTCATCCAGAGCCACGAGGTCGCGTGGAAGCGGAGCGACGGCTCGCCCCTCGCCGTGCTCGTCAGCGCCCGCGAGGCGGACGGCCTCGTCGAGGCGCTCGCGATCGACATCACGGACCGCAAGCGCGCGGAGGAGGCCGAGCGCCAGGCGGTGCGGCTCCGCGCGGTCGCCGACCTGGCCGCGGCCGCGGCCCACGAGATCAACAACCCGCTCACGGTGATCGTGACCAACCTGTCGATGCCCTCGGCGGAGGGCGAGGCCACCGAGCGTCTGAAACGGGCGCTCGAGGCCGCGCGCCGGATCCAGGAGATCGTGGACCGGATGACGCGCATCGAGCGCGTTCGCATGGCGGAGCAGACGTCGCCGCATCTGCCGAGCATGCTCGACATCCGTAAGTCGTCGGACTGA